From the Piliocolobus tephrosceles isolate RC106 chromosome 14, ASM277652v3, whole genome shotgun sequence genome, the window ACCCATAGTGTGAAACATGCCCAGTCACGCCACCCACCCCCTCCAACTCGCCCAGCATCTGACCATGCTCTCCCTTGCAGGACTGACAGGCCTGAACGACAGGCACCCAGGCCAGGCAcaagtggctcatacctgtaatcccaacactttgggaggccggggcaggtagatcatgaggtcgggagttcaagaccagcgtagtcaagatggtgaaacccccccttctctactaaaagtgggcacctgtaatcccagctactccggaggctgaggcagggaattgcttgaacccgggaggcagaggttgcaatgagccgagatcgcgccactgcactccagcctgggtgacagagtgagactccatcatctcaaaaacaaaaaaaaaaaaaccaaaaaaccagcCAACTGAACCAATAGGAGCCGGGAACAGAGGGCACAGCCAGCTTTCGTCTACATGTTGGGGTTCCACATAAAATATCATAGGCGTCACAGCTGACACAGGTTTTCCAAATCCCTAACTCAATAAACTGACCCTGGAACCGGCTAAGGCGACGGAACCGGATGCCTCCTCCCCTGGTTCCCAGGGGTTGTAGAGAAAGTTCAGGGAAAGGTGGTTCCACCCCCTACAGGATAAGGACCAGGCAAGCCCCTGAGCCTGGCGTTCAGGGCCCTCTCTATCCCAGCCTCTGCTGACTTCCCAGTCCCATGTCCCAGTCCCCCAAGTTGTCATGTGGTTCCACCTTGGATTGGACACCCACGCCTCTGGGACCCACCGAAACCGAAAGGAAAAGCTTGACCGTTGACCCAAAAGCGTAAACGGATCTCCTGGCCTGAGAAGCAGGAAGGACGAAAGGGCACATCTCCAGGTCCATGAAGCTGGAAGGAGGCCAGGCCCTTAGGCGAGTGTCCTTCAGGGATCGGAGGTCACAGTGTGATGGGCATCGCCGGGGAAGGGGCTGGGAGCAAGCAGCGGAGTCTCCCCTGAGTCTGCCTCTGCAGGCCCAGCCCTGACACAGAGGCAGCGCCAGTGTTCGCCGAGCTCCTCCACTCAGCAGACAACCCAGAGGGCTTCCTTCGAGTCCTCTCACCGAATCTGTGTAGAGGCAACTAGTGATCAGGGGAAGGAGCTCGCTCGCCAGGCTGCCAGGGAGGACcggagctggagacccagaggTGGTTGGGTGAGCTGGGGGGGGTTTGGGGCAGGAGAAGGGTTGCTCTGTCATCCTTATCCCAGAAGGACACGCAGACGATCCTTCCCATCAGACGGGAGTTGATGACGTCCAGATTCTCTCCCCACTGTCGTACTCGCcgatcctcacagcagccctgtgaggtagGCGGGGGGTGCCTTCCCCCTTTGACAAATGACCACAGCAGGGTGGGAAGCTCCAGGCAGCCCCTCCTCTGCTCCCTTGGGCTGCTCCGGCTGAGGGGGCGGGTGGGTCTGTGGTTCCCTCGCATGACTGGCTCTGGCTTCTGGCAGACAGACCTGCCTGAAGGGACGTTTGTTCTAGGAGCCAGAAGCCCACTCGGCCTCTGCCAGTGGCCTCCCCTGACTTCCCAGCTGCCTCCACGGCAGAAGCAGTCCCCGGAGGCGGGGAAGGAGGCAGGAGCCCTGGCCTTGGTGCCTGGGCAACCCTGGCCTGGCCTCCTGGAGAACATGCAGCCTTAGGCCGCCCCTGCCCCAGGACTGTAATGGTTGACCCCATGGAGCAGCCACTGCCTCCTGAGGTCAGCCACACCCATCACAGTCACAGACACACAGCAAATGCAGCAGACACACCCTGGAGCCCTGGCAGGACACACTCACACTAGCATCTGTAGACTAACACGGGCCCAGgtacacactcagacacacactcCTCCAGATACACACACTGTGTGCACCCACATGTGCCCTCCCACGCACAGCCGTACACCTGCCGAGGCAGAACGCCGAGGGCGGGATAAAGTCCGCAGCCTCTCTAGGCCTCTGTTTCCCTGAGTTGCTCCCCTCATCCTCCATCCACGatggggcagaggcagaggctgccagcCAAGGGGACACTTCCATAGCAATGTCCCGAGCCCTGGCAGCAGCTTCCTTGGGTGTCCAGGTAGAAACCATTCAGGACCTCCAGGTGCTGGTGCCGGCAGCCAGGCTGGCCTAGATGAGTCTCTCCTCCGGTGGCACCTTGAGGACACTGTCCATCTCCAGCCGGGCCCCAGCCACCTCCTGCTGGCTTGGGCTGTAGGTGCCCTCGGACTGGCGGCGCTTTCGGGCTGCCAGGATCCCTGAaaggaggcccaggaggaggaggaggaggcaggcacAGGCTGCAGGCACGGCCACCTCCAGCAACGGGAATGGCAGTGGCAGGGGCACGCCCTTCTGCAAGAGACACAACACCGAGGCCTGAGACCACAGAGAAGGGGAGGACCCTGGGCCCTCAGCAGCACAAGGACCTGCTCAGAGAAAAATCAGAGCTGGGAGCAGGCTGCCCTGGGAGTGGTGAAGGCCCAGCCCCAGGGGGGTACAGGCAAGTGCCAGGAAACCACCTGTCAGAGCCACTGCTTGGGGAGTCCTGTACAACAAAGGAGTTCTGGCTAGAAGGACAGAGACGGACACCCGGCAGGAGCTAAGCAGGGTGCGTGGGTTTCACAGAAGCCTGCAAGGGTGAGATGAGGCAGAGCTAGAGCGGGGGCAGACTGAGCGGCCCCCTGCCACAACAGCAAGGTCAGAATCCACTGGGGCCTGCCTGCCAGGGCGGGGTGGCACAGGGAGCAAGGGACTGTTCTGACAGCTTGTCCCTGCAAGCCCTGGCCCAGGCTTCAGGCGGCCCAGCAAACCTCCTTGCCGTCTCCAGTCACAGGCTCCCAGGATGCCCCATCAAAGCCTTTACATGCCTGGGACTCCGAAGTCCCAGGATGCGAGGATTCCAGAGGCATGGGCTCTGGGACTCACTAGCCTCCCTCTGTACCTCCAGGCTTCTCAGCCCGCTGTGACCTGGGTCCTAAAACTAGAGAGGAAAGTCCCTCTGGTCCTGAGAGGGCCCTGCCAGCCTCCACCCCTGAACATTTTAGGGGAGGAGCTGTAAAGCCATTTCCTTCCCCTGCCCTGGGAGGTGGCTGGGTGGGGAAGCCAGAGGCTGTAAAAGTTCAACTTGAAAGGAAACATTCCCCATAAGCGGAGGGGATTTGTGGTTTATGACCCAGGCTGCCAGAAGCCTGTGGAGATCAAGGCTGCTCCCCAGACTACCCTTCCAAGCCTCTCCTCGCCAGCACCCAccttccccccaccacccccaccccgaGGAAGGGGTGTGTCAGGGAGGGTCACAGCTCCAGCGCCTGCCGCCTTCGCCTTCGACTGTCTGTCCAGACTCCTCCCGGGCCGAGCCCCCTGGGGTTGGGGCCAGCCTGCACAGTGGCCGAACCTGCTCCGGTGCAGACTCCCAGGCCACCCCCCATCGCCCCGGGTCTTCCAACTCGGTCTGGATTCACCAACCTAAATCCCAGAACACCAACATCCTCTTGGCCCTGAGTCCTGGTTGGATTGGCAGAGACCATCTGTCCTCACTGCCACTGCCCTGGGCACTCTGGGGAAGCCCCTGACCCAGCCAGGAGCTTTGTGCTCTTGTCAATAGATGGTGGCAGCGCCCGAAGCTCTCCCTGGCGTGGAGATACCTCCTGTATGGGGGGTGTGGAAGGGACCTGAGGCTCCTCTCACtgccccaccccatgacagaGTGGCCCAGGAACAGCCCCACGGTGCTGTGCTCTCTCCAGCAGCAGCATCTCACCAAGGGCCCAGCAGGCCACGTCCACAGCCCCTCACCCCAGCAACACTCACCACCACTTCACAGAACTGGCCGGAGAATCTGGCATTGCAGATACATTCAGACACCCCTCCAGCTGCCCGGCAGGTGCCCCCATTCAAGCAGGGGTTGGTTTCACAGGGGAGGGCGGGGACCTGACACCTGGAGAAGGAGGGGGGCTGAGAAAGCGGCTCCCCCATGGCTGCCTCTTGTGCTCCCAGCTGCTCTGCTGCCCACCCCCTCTTCAGCAAGCATCAGAGCTTATCCATTCACTGCCCCTGTGCGCTGGTCCTGCCCAGCTGGGCCCTGCCAGGTGACCACCCGAGCAGTCATGACTGAGAAGGACTCTCATCCCATTAGGGTGACTGGGGAGCCTGTGTGAAGGCAGGTGCCCCGGGAGCTGACGCCACTGTCTGCAGGGCCCAGAATCTGCCATTTTACGGTCTCCCACAAGTGGGCTGAGGCTGTTCCCATAACTGCTACCAGGCAACCACTGCCCAGCAGTGGTCTGTATCACAGAGGATGTTCTTGGAAGACACGGAAGGAAACTCAAGTGACAATGGTGACTGTGATACCAGGGACTGGTGAGAAGGTGGGCAAggaccccccaccccaccctggctGGAGGAACAGCCCTTCACACTCGTTGGATCCCCTCACAGTTCCCAGGCCTCCAGACCCACCTCTGGCCAGCAAGACCCTCCAGGCAGCTGCAGTTGGCAGCGGGAGAGCCACCCTCACACGGGCTGCCATCGAGGCAGGTGACATTCAGGATGCACTCCTTGGATGGGACAGGCAACCTGGGGAGAGAgcagaggctggagtgggtgCAGGACGCCTGGGACCTGCCCTCCCCAGTGCTGTGACCGTGGGCCACCTGAGCCTGTGTTCTCATGTATAGAATTCAGGGTGCTCCTCTGTCGGTCACAGGATTGCGGTCCCTGGTGGGAGGGAAGGGTCGCCTACTTTCCAGAATCTCAGAGGACTCTGAGGACAACAAAAAGTAAGGATTCTGAACAAAAGCAGCTCCTAAACGCAACGCCTGGACGTTCcttgaggggagagggagggatcaGGCCACAGCCAGATCCCCCTTCCACACACTGGGCTCCAGGGAGAGCCACCGCGAGATGAATAAGGGAAGCGCTAAAGCCTgatcccctccctccaccccaccagtGACCAACAGGGATGAACCTTGGTGTAAGTGGCAGGCGGCTCCCAGCCCCGGACCTCAGcgctgtttatctgaaattccaaGCTAACTGGGTGTGTTTTGATCTGTGTTTTATCAGGAAATTTATCAAATTAAACTGTCCTCCTCATGTCACAGATAAGGACACGAGGATCAGGGAAGGGAAGCGACTCATCCACAGACCTGGCAGACTTCTCTGCCCCACCACAGTCCCAGGGGGCATTCGCAGCCCACCCCTGCCCTGGTCACCCCCCTCTCCCGGGCCCGCGCCCGCGCCCGCGCCCCTGCCCAGCCGTCCCACCTGCAGCGCGGGCCCCCGAAGCCGGGCGGGCAGTGACACTCGAAGCGGCCGTCGGGGTGCGCGTGACAGCGGCCACGGGCGCAGGGCGCGGAGCGACAGGGGTTGACGTGGGCCTCGCAGCGCGGGCCCTCCCAGCCCGGGCCGCAGGCGCAGGCGAAGGCGTCGAAGAGGTCGCGGCAGGCACCGCCGTGCAGACAGGGCGAGGGCGCACACACTGGCTCGCCGCGGCAACCGAGGATGGGGGCCGGCGTCCCAGGCCAGGCCGCGAAGTGCTCTCGGGCGCCAGGGGCCACGCCGGGCCGGGGCCGCGCCAAGGGCAGGGGCAGGCCGCCCAGCGCCACGCGGCCCAGGCAGCCGGTGAAGTTCTCGGCCAGCAGGACGTGCGCGGCACCTGGGCCCTGCAGGAAGCCCAGGTCACCTGCCAGGCCGCGCAGCGCCACCGGGGTGGCCGCACCGTCCAACCACAGCAGCCAGCGCGAGGGAGTGGCCGCCGGGCGCTCCATGGCCAGGCGCACTCGGTGCCAGGCACCATCGGCCACACGCGGCCCAGGTATGGGCAGCACTGCGCCGGACAGGCCATGGCCTCCGCGCACGCCTCCCGCCAGGGAGCCATTGCGCACTGCCAGCCACACGCCTGCCAGGGCGCCCGCCGCGGCACGCAGCAGCCAGGCCTCGGAGTCGCGCGTGCGGAAGGCCAGCGACAGGCCGCCAAGCGAGCGCCCAGACGACGCGTTGTGCCCGCTGAACGCGACAGGGGGACCCTCGCGGAACGTGGCCTCGGCCACACCTGCGGAGAGAAGGAGCCTCAGGGAATGGCCCACGGAGCCTTCTCCAGAAATGccacctccccacttcccccagcgAGTGGCAGACAAGCCACTTACTGGGGGCGGGGCACACGCACCCACCTATCATCTAATCCTGGAAACTGCAGCCGCCCCCGACCACCCTGGCTTCTACCCCCAATGTATTTCCTGCCCACGGAGGAGCAGTTCTGGGCCAGTGCTgcgggtggggaggtgggggaggggtgccaTGCCTAGGTGACCCTCCAGGTCACAGGCTGGCCAGCAGCAACTCCTGGCAGAATCTGGCCCCTTCCCTCCTCCGTGAAGCTGTGCCACCTTAACCGCCAAGGCTTGCCTTTCACTGCGGCCAGTCATCTTTGTAAAATGCAGATCTGGTCATGCCCCTATCCTGCTTAAAACCCTCCGGAGGCTCCGCGCTGTCCTTGGGATAAAGTCAGAGCGGCCTGACTGGGTGTCCTCAAAGCCCCTACCAACTTTCCCACGCCATTCCCGCTGGCCCCTTGCACTTCCGCTATCCTTGTAGACCTCAGGGACTTTGCGCACGCTATGCCCCTCCATAAAATGTCCTTTCCCCTGTGGCTCTCAGAGTCTGGCCTTGAAGCCCGGTACAGGCTCACCTTCTCCAGAAACTCTGTCCCTCTACACGCGGTGGCCCTGCCACACTGCCCTGGGGCTTGGCATGCCTGGTCCACCCGTATCCTCCAAGCCCTGAGAGTGCAGATGGGATCTAACCAGCTTGGGTGTCCAGCACCCAGCACGGGAGCTGCGCaggacacacactcacacacaaagcCATCAGGGACCTCCTCGCACGTGGCAGGTGGGAGACAGGGCTGGCCAGGACACCACAGCTGCTGGGCACACGTAGGCCCTGTGAAATTGGCAGGGCAGGTACAGTGGAAGTCATTCCAGGTGACGAGGCAAGTCCCACCATTGAAACAGGGGTCAGGCTGTgggagaggcagggcaggggtTGGCTCAGGACTGTAGTTAGCATCACCCACCATAACCAGCGTTGCAGTGCTtcttcactgagcacctactaacAGACACAGTATCTCCTCACAAACGAGTGGAGAGGAAGTTGCTagcacccccattttacagaggagaaaactgaggctccgtAAGGCAAAGCCACTTGCCTGAGTCACCCAGCCAATAAAGAGAGGAACCAGAGTTCATGCCCAAGCTGTTGCAACTCCAGGGCTGGCGGAATTCTGTTCATGATCAAAAGGGTGTCCTGTTCCCCAGGTAGCTCCTGCAGAAAGGCTCAGGCAGCCTCTATCTCAGTCAGTGTGTCTCTCGCAGACCAGGACTGGCTGGGGGAGGCACAGGGACTGCTAGAGGGTAGGAGCGGCTGGGCTGAAGAGGCGGTGAATGCAAATCTGCCCTGCCACCCTCCCGTAGTGGGCCCCCGGGCAGGTCACTTCACCtccttagcctcagtttcctcatcagcaaaaGGACACACTAAGCCCCAGTGATGTAGGACAGATCCTAGAAAAAGGACCCGCACCCTCACCCCCTGGACACTTACACTGCACATGTCCTCGGAGACACAGCCTGCGGTGAGGTTCCAAGACCGCCTGCCGCCAAGCTCGCTGGGCTGGCTTGAGTTATCCAGTGGCAGAGGAAAGAAGGGGAGGTGGCGGCCATCGAGTCGCAGGTCCTGGAGGCAGCCTCGGAAGGGCCCACCCCAGGGCTGGCTGTCAGCAGCAAGGAGCCTCCCACCCACGTGCATGTGCTGCCCCAGGTCCTGCAGCTGGTCAGGCCCGAAGCTGAGCGTCACCAGGTGACGCAGACCATCATCCCAGCGCCCAGGGAGCACTACAGCAGGACCGCCTGGCACCTCAGCCCGGATCTGACCCTCGCTCAGGAATACTGTCAGACCAGCTGCGGACTCATTGGCAAACTGGAGCAACAGGCCAGCGGGCTCCCGAGTACGGAGAAGGAAAGACACTGTGAGGTTGGGGCCTGGCAGCTCTTGAAGCAGAAAAGAGGCAGAACTTGGGGCTCCTCCCAAGCCAAAGGTGGCAGCAGGAATCTCTGCAGGGAGAGAAGGTGCCAGGTGTGAGGCCTGCAGGCTGAGGGAGCCAGATCTCAGGTGCTGCCTTCCCACCTGGCTTATTCCTCACCATCAGCACACGTGGGACCCCTGTGGGGCCGAGGACAGTTGCAACGGAAATGAGTCCACAGATCCACGCAGGACCCTCCATGGACACAAGGCAGAGCCTGGCACTGCTCTCGGCGCTCACAGCCCAGGAGGACGTTCTCGCCGAGATCCTCAGGCAGCAGGAGGTGCCCATCCACACGCACGTCCTGGAGGCAGCCTGTAAAGTTCGTGTCCCCCAGCTGGGCGGAGGAGATCCCGGCAGGCAGTGGAGTTGCTGAAGCCGTGGGAGCCAGGGCCACAGGACCAGAGGCCACACAGAGCCGGGCAGGGCAGCCCTCGTGCCAGAGCCGTAGCTCCAGGGTCGCTAGGTGGAGCACCACCTCCACCTGGTGCCAATGGCCATCGTTTAGGCCCAGGTCTGGCAGTCTCAGGACAAGCACAGTGGTGCCGTGGCTCCAGAATGTGGCCTGAAGTGTGGCTGCCACCAGTGCCAGCTCCAAGCTTTCCTTGGTGTCACTGCGAGCGGCCAAGGTCCCAGTGGGCAGCGTAGTGCGAAACCTCAGTGCCAGACCCAGGGAGCCACCAGCTGGCACTGATGCCTGAATGGGGCTCCCAGCCATCACAGAGAAGGTGGTATTCTGGCCACAGAGAGGTCCATGGGTACCAGGTGGACAGTGGCAGACATAACTGTGGACCCCAGACTCGAAGATAGGGATGCAGGTGGCAGCCAGTGGGCAGGTGTGGCCCTGGCAGCCAATGAGCTGCACAGAACAGTCGCGCCCGCCCCACGTCTCTGGGCACCTGCAGATATAGCCTGCCACAGCGTCACTGCAGGTTCCGCCATGCAGGCAGGGATCTGACAGGCATTCATCCACATCTTCCTCACATGTCGGCCCTTTGGGAGAGACCAAGCCAAGGCTCAGTAACGTCTGGGGCCAGAACCACAGTATTGACCCAGAACTTACATGCCTCTTGTGATGGGGACCTCAGTACCCATCAACCAAACCAATTCCCAAAGGATTTCTCATGGTCCCCTCAAGTCCCCTCCAGGCCAGAAGTCAAGatgtcccttcccttcccataTCTGGTGAGTCTCCAGGCCCTGTAGATTTAATCTCCTAAACACTCTCCAATGCCccctttctcccaccctccatctcCTGCCTTACCAGCTCTCTGGATGACCATGCTGCATCCTCCAGTTTGCCAGCCTTCAGAAGCCCTTTCCCATCTATCTCCACCAATAGCCAGAGGTCTATTTCTAAAGCATCACCTGGCCAGGTTCCTCTGCTGCTTCAGGTCTACCCTGACATTTAAGACGCCCTCATGGGCTGGGTCCTACCAGGCTCTTAAGCCTCAATCCTGCTTCCCACAAACCTCGAACTTCCCATTCCTCCAAGCATTTCCTGGCAAGTCCTGACTCTGGGGCTTTGCTCATACTGTTCTACCTGCTTGGAATGCCTCATTCTCCCTTACCCTTCCTTtcaaactcctactcatcctgcAAAGCCCAAACTCAAAGAGCCCAGAGGCTTTCcctaactcccaacctcaaacTACTGTATCACTCTCCAGTCATAGGTACAGCTCCCCAGAACCCTGTATTAAACGTTAGGCACAGCTCCCCAGAACCCCGTATTAAACGTATCTGTTTACTCAGCTGAGATTTTCAGGGACCTGAGTATGTC encodes:
- the CRB2 gene encoding protein crumbs homolog 2, with translation MALARPGTRDPQPLAYVLLLLLLLWAPALSLLAGTVPSEPPSACASDPCAPGTECQATKSGGYTCGPTEPQGCATQPCHHGALCVPQGPDPDGFRCYCVPGFQGPRCELDIDECASRPCHHGATCRNLADRYECHCPLGYAGVTCETEVDECASAPCVHGGSCLDGVGSFRCVCAPGYGGTRCQLDLDECQSQPCAHGGTCHDLVNGFWCDCAGTGYEGTRCEQEVLECASAPCAHNASCLEGLGSFRCLCWPGYSGELCEVDEDECASSPCQHGGRCLQRSDPALYGGVQATLPGAFSFRHAAGFMCHCPPGFEGADCGVEVDECASRPCLNGGRCQDLPNGFQCHCPDGYAGPTCEEDVDECLSDPCLHGGTCSDAVAGYICRCPETWGGRDCSVQLIGCQGHTCPLAATCIPIFESGVHSYVCHCPPGTHGPLCGQNTTFSVMAGSPIQASVPAGGSLGLALRFRTTLPTGTLAARSDTKESLELALVAATLQATFWSHGTTVLVLRLPDLGLNDGHWHQVEVVLHLATLELRLWHEGCPARLCVASGPVALAPTASATPLPAGISSAQLGDTNFTGCLQDVRVDGHLLLPEDLGENVLLGCERREQCQALPCVHGGSCVDLWTHFRCNCPRPHRGPTCADEIPAATFGLGGAPSSASFLLQELPGPNLTVSFLLRTREPAGLLLQFANESAAGLTVFLSEGQIRAEVPGGPAVVLPGRWDDGLRHLVTLSFGPDQLQDLGQHMHVGGRLLAADSQPWGGPFRGCLQDLRLDGRHLPFFPLPLDNSSQPSELGGRRSWNLTAGCVSEDMCSPDPCFNGGTCLVTWNDFHCTCPANFTGPTCAQQLWCPGQPCLPPATCEEVPDGFVCVAEATFREGPPVAFSGHNASSGRSLGGLSLAFRTRDSEAWLLRAAAGALAGVWLAVRNGSLAGGVRGGHGLSGAVLPIPGPRVADGAWHRVRLAMERPAATPSRWLLWLDGAATPVALRGLAGDLGFLQGPGAAHVLLAENFTGCLGRVALGGLPLPLARPRPGVAPGAREHFAAWPGTPAPILGCRGEPVCAPSPCLHGGACRDLFDAFACACGPGWEGPRCEAHVNPCRSAPCARGRCHAHPDGRFECHCPPGFGGPRCRLPVPSKECILNVTCLDGSPCEGGSPAANCSCLEGLAGQRCQVPALPCETNPCLNGGTCRAAGGVSECICNARFSGQFCEVVKGVPLPLPFPLLEVAVPAACACLLLLLLGLLSGILAARKRRQSEGTYSPSQQEVAGARLEMDSVLKVPPEERLI